DNA from Dermochelys coriacea isolate rDerCor1 chromosome 20, rDerCor1.pri.v4, whole genome shotgun sequence:
GCAGTAGCAATGGAggcagagaggcagagggaaaCACGAGGTCAGAAAATTGTCACCCAGTTTCCAGCAACAGGTTTAGCATCATTTCCTCCATACTTTTTCTTACATTTAAGTGAGACTCAGAACCCGGCAGTGGCCACTGGGACACTGATGACCGGAGAGCCAAGTGCTCTGAACCCAAATGCTGAGCTCCTCTGTAAATCTGGCCATTTGTTTAGATGCCGTCATGGGACTTGTGGCTCCTTTGAGAATCTCCCCCTGATTATGGTGGTTCTCATAGATTCCCagagtttcaggccagaagggcccattagaACATCTTGTCCGACCTCCGGTGTAGCACAAGCTAGAGGATTTCCCCCGGTTACACCCGTTTTGAGCTCAATAACTCAAGTTTAGCCAAAGCATCTACAGAAGGGTATCCAGTCCAGATTCAGAGACATCCACCACCTCCTTTGGGAGTTTGTTCCGAAGATTAATCACCCTCACGCTTAAGAAGTTTCCGTCTTATTTCTCACTGGAATTTACTTGGCTTTATTTCCAGCTACTGATGCTTGTTCTGTCTTTCTCCCTTGGGTTAAAGGCCCCTTCAGTACCCAGATTTTGTCCCCGAGAAGGTACCTAGACACAGTCACTTCTggatcttctttttgataaacagaATTTGCTGAGCTCACTTGAAAATCTGCCCAcaagtgacttgttcaaagtcacatcgggtatgtctaccctgcaataaaaagcaggaccaagtttcagagcctgggcctCAGGATGTGGGGCTAAAATAGCAGGGTAGACATTTGTGCTCCAGCTGAAGCTGGGGTGCCAAGACGCACCCCCTCatggggtttcagagcccaggctccaaccccaGTGCCTTCACTGAATTTTTTAGCCCCACatcctgagccccgcaagcctgagccAGTTGATCCGCGCCGGCCGCGATCGTGCTGTGGGtcatttactgcagtgtagacgtctCAATAGTGAATCTCCTTAGCCCTGGCCCAGTACCATAATCACAAGAGTGTTCTTCTCCTCTACAGGAGACAATTCAACTGAGTGGGGACAGCAGTAGAGGTGGGGTGATCTGTTCTTCAAAGCAAACATTGTTGCTTGcgggggatgtgtgtgtgaagGTGGGTCGTCGTGTGTGTCTGGgcacgtgtgtgtatgtgtctgggCGTGTGTCTTTGTATGTTGGGAGGGGATGAGCTCTGGAGATGCGGAGAGGGCTTTGGAAAGGATCCCCACAGTATGTCACTATTTGTCGTTCTGCAGCCAAACCCCAGCAGTTAATCGCCTTCCCTTTTTTTCCAGCCGCTCGCCGTTCACAATGGCCGAGGTGACCACAGTCCCCGTTGAGACGCCAGATCCCTTTAGCGAGTTCGGGGACTACCACAACTGGACCCAGCTGCTCCAGTACCTGAACTACACCTTCACCTTCTGCGACACCCATCTGGATGAGAACATCAAGCGGGTGATGCTCTTCATCCTCTACTTGGTCATCTTCGTGGTGGGGCTGGTGGAAAACATTCTCGTCATCTGGGTCAACTGGCACACCTGGGGCAACAAAAACCTGGTCAACCTCTACATCCTCAACATGGCCATTGCTGACTTAGGGGTGCTGCTATCCCTGCCCATCTGGATGTTGGAGGCCATGCTCGACTAcacctggctctggggcagcttTCTGTGCCGCTTCACCCACTACTTCTACTTCGCCAACATGTACAGCAGCATCTTCTTCCTGACCTGCCTCAGTGTGGACCGCTACGTCTCCCTGACCACGTCATCCCACTTCTGGCACCAGCATCAGCACCGGGCTCGCCGACTCCTCTGCTTCGGCGTCTGGCTCTTCGCCGCCCTCATCCCCTTCCTGGAGGTGGCCCACACGCAGCTGGTGGACTCTGTCGAGCCCATGTGCATCTTCCTGGCCCCCTTCGAGACCTACGATGAGTGGGCCCTGGCCATCAGCTTAGCCACCACCATCATT
Protein-coding regions in this window:
- the GPR182 gene encoding G-protein coupled receptor 182 gives rise to the protein MAEVTTVPVETPDPFSEFGDYHNWTQLLQYLNYTFTFCDTHLDENIKRVMLFILYLVIFVVGLVENILVIWVNWHTWGNKNLVNLYILNMAIADLGVLLSLPIWMLEAMLDYTWLWGSFLCRFTHYFYFANMYSSIFFLTCLSVDRYVSLTTSSHFWHQHQHRARRLLCFGVWLFAALIPFLEVAHTQLVDSVEPMCIFLAPFETYDEWALAISLATTIIGFLIPFSIITVFNILTARYIKHSKPESRKHCLLIYAYIVVFLVCWLPYHITLTLLTLDGSYFIYSCNVANFLYFFYDIIDCFSMFHCVANPILYNFLSKNFRGKLVSAVVKYIPKDQINQKGGDNSSSSTQHSIVITKDNIPPN